Within Nostoc flagelliforme CCNUN1, the genomic segment TATCAATTCACCTAATGGGTTTACTCCTGATTGGTCGCGCTTGCGTTTTAGCGACATGATTATTTCTCTTAGTGGGAGTGTTACCTATCCAGGCACAAGAGGTACAGAAACTAGAACTTGGACGGCAGGACAAAGCATTAGCGAGTTTATGGAACTGGGAGATTTTGAAACACCTCAATTAGCAATAGAAAATTTAAATCTCTCAACCATAGCTTCAGCACAAGGAATCAATTTAAGTGGGTTAACATTAGATGATTTTCAATTAACTCAATGGCAAACTTTACCATCTTTAACCAAAGCGATCCCTGGCTTAAGTAATAGAAATGTTACAAGTGTTAAACCTGTCAGCGATTTTTTGAGAAGATTTGGAATTACTGGGGGCACAATAGGTAACGCCAGCCGAAATTCTCGCTTACGTGACGTTCAATTAGGAAGAGTAATAAATTTTAAAAATTACTCACTAACATCTATTTCCGACATTCAAAACACATCTATTAATAGATTTCAGAATTGGCAAGACTCCAAAATTAATGGAGTACCTGGATTGTCCACTCTCACCTGGGATAACCTACCAGGACTGCAAACACTTGACCTTTCATTTGTTGCCAAAGTTGATCTGCCATTGGGAGATATTGAAGCTAACCGTACCCGTTCCATATCTGGTAGCTACCAAGATGGCTTTAATGTTCCCTGTCTACAAAATAATTGTGCTCATACGGAAATATCCGGCATTGGTAAGACTACTGGAACACAGTGGATATCGGGGAAATTCCAAAAGGTTAATGGTGGATTTGGCATTTTAAAAGCTCTTAATGATGGTCAAGAGCCTACTGGTCGAAACCCTTTTGGCTCCAGCTTTAAGCAAGTTGTTTGGAATATTTATGAAGCCAGTGGAAAGGTGGAGACTACTATGTTCTTCCGGATCTGTAAAACTATTCCTTTCATTGGTCGCACTTGCAGCCCCTATTTCATTGGGCCTGTGCCTTTTATTGAGTACCGAGAGAAAGACCCTATCGTTCTTGGTCAACCTAATTCTCTACCTTAAATATGAGCAAATCTTTCAAAATAAATAGCGCTAATTCTCAAGGATTTCGATTTGAGCAATTACAAAATCCTTCAGACGCAATTGGCAAGTACACTCACTCTCTTTTCACCCCCAATGGACTAACAGTTTTGTCCTTACTTGGCGCTTACATTTTGATGAGGGTATTTTTTGGCGATGGTAACAAGAAGAAAATTGCTACTTCTTATTGGGGTGGAGCTAAAGAAACTGCTACTGCTCAGAAAAAGGCTATCTTGCAAATCGCCAATCCCCAATGTGATAGTGCGGCACTTTACATTGGTAAGCATCAGGAAAAAGGTGGTGGCAGTACTTTCTATATACCTGATGTGCAACGAGGTACGGCAGTCATCGGCGCTCCCGGTAGTGGTAAAACATTCAGCGCCATTAACCCGATGATTTACTCGGCAATTGATCAGGAATTTCCATGTATAGTTTATGACTTCAAATACCCATCTCAAGCGAAAGTTGCTGCCTATGCTAAATACAAGGGCTATGATGTTCACATCTTTGCACCTGGATTTCCTGAATCTGAAGTCTGCAATCCTTTAGATTTCCTCAAAGACAGCAGTGATGCCGAATCTGCCCGACAAATTTCCACTGTCATCAATAAGAATTTCCGACTTCTGGGCAATTCAACTGAAGATGGTTTCTTCGGCCCATCCGGTGATCAGCTGACTCAGGCAATTCTAATGTTAGCTAAAGAGTTCGGTCAATTCGCAGATGTCATGACTTGCGCTGCCATACTTTCTAGCGAACAAATGGTCAAACGCCTCATGGCTGCTTCTCTCAACCCTTGGGTAAAAATTGCCTTTGGTCAATTGTTTAGTTCTGCCGCGTCGGAAAAAACCGTCGCTGGTATTGTTGCTACCGCCAGTATTATGTTTACCCGATTCATGGCGAAAAACACATTAGGCTGCTTCATCGGCAAGACAACTTTACCTTTGGAAATTAAAGGTAAGCAAATGATTATCTTTGGGTTGGACAGAGAACGCCGAGATGCAGTAGGGCCTCTCATGACCAGCATTTTACACATGACCATCGCCCGTAACATTGCCAAAAAGCGACTTGATCCATTAATCGTTGCACTGGATGAATTACCTTCAATATACCTACCTGATTTATATAGGTGGCTCAACGAATCTCGTTCTGAGGGCTTCTGCGGTATTATCGGCTTCCAAAATATGGGGCAGCTTGAGAAGAACTACGGTAAAGATATCGCTAAGGCTATCCTTGGTGCTTGCAGCACTAAGTTTATATTCAATCCTGGTGAGAACGAGTCGGCGCAATTATTCTCCAACTTTTTGGGGGATGAAGAGATTAAGTACAAGCAAAAAAGCCGTTCTACTGGTAGTAAAAATAATAGCACGAGCATCAGCGACCAAGAGAAAACTAGAAAGCTTTTTGAATCGGCTCAATTTCTCAAACTAATTGCTGGAAAATGTGTTTTTATTAATCCGGCTTATGCTAATAGAAAGGAGGGGTCTGTTCCTTTACTCAAAACTATCAAAATTAATGATTCACTCAAAAATATTGATAATTATAATCAATTTAAATGGGCAAGAATTGTCAGTTTACTAGCTAGGAAAAGTACACAGAAATTTCCCTCTGGGCAAGATTTAGCTTTGCGAGTTACGCAAGTGGAGTCCCGCTTTCCGCTTCCCGAAAACCCTCAAGCTGTTTCTAATAATTCTGGACTAACATTCAAAGAAGTCGGCAGCATGATTAATCAAAACAAATCTGACAGTGGAATTTGATGGTTATGAAAATGACTATTGAAGAATGGAAAATTCCTAATTTTGAACTAATTCAAACACTATTTTCCGAAAAGATTTTAGCGAATGGTAGTTTGATTGATATTAGTCTGCCTCCCCTTCAAATTATTCAGGAGTTTAAGACCTTATCTGGTACTAGACCAAAGCTGAGAAATTTGGGCATATATACTATCATCAGCTTAAAAAACACTTACATTCAACTAAATCAAGAATCTTGCCGGAAAATTGTTGACCAATATATTCACGGTATCGGCTGGCATGATTTGCAGTATATCTGTTTTTTAGATGTTCAATCTAGCAATATTTATATTCATATTATTTTTAATCGGGTTACACCCCAAGGTAAGCTCATTGATATCAAATACTTGGGGGCTAACTGGCAACAATATGAGGTTTTACGTCAATCTTGTTCTCGGATCTTAGAAAACCCTGTTAATAATAAATATTTGCAAATCCGCTGCAACTGTTGTTCCTAAGGCACTTCCAGAAAATAAAATGCCCAGCCCCTGCGGGCTTGGTGCAGTCGCTCATGGGGGAAACCCCCTTTCTGGGCGCTGCTGAACCGTATCAATAATATTTTTGGCACAACCGATATATCTAGGGGGAGACCACAAAAAAAAGATACCAGCCGTGTTTCGAGTTTATTCGTTGTGTAGCGTGGATCTCTTTTATGACGGCTGGTATCTTTTTTCAGGGCTTGTGCCTAGGCGCTTTCGCCCGTAAGGCGCTCATCGACGGCTTATAGCATTTTATTTGTTGGATCTCCCTAAGCAAGAGTACAGCACAAAGCACAGTGTATAAATAATTAACAAAAATATGTTTGATGAACGACATTTGCAACTCACTTCCGCTTACGCTAGAGCTAGTCAGCATTTTATCAGAGCTTTTATTTATCCTTTAGGAGAGTTTATTTATAAATCAATAGAATCAGCTATTGATTTAAAATGTCGAATTGAAATAGGAGAAGAAACTTATTTCCTTACTCCTGATGAGGATGGTGGTTGGAAATGGTCTAAAGGTAACTTTGAAGGTGTAACAGATGAGGAAATAGAACAAGTAGAAGAGATGATGGCATATTTATTGCCTAAACTTCTCCCCGGTAGTAATGATATAACACCACCGAATTTTCCTCCAGATCCTGATTTACCTCCAGTTTTACCCAACCCGAATTTTCCCAAAAACCTTCCTCCTTCGGGTACAGTCGTTGACTTTTTAAGTATACAAGTTGAAAGCAATAATACTCTGGAATATCAAGATTTTACAAATAGAAATGATGACGTCACGGATGCAAGTGAAATCAAAGATATGTCATTTGCTCAAATTGTAGATAATTCCTCCATTTTAGAAGAAGATGTTGTGCAAACGAATCACATTCATGAAGATTATGAGCAGAGTGAAGTGATTAATTCTCATGAAATTGGCGATGAGCATTTAACAGTAGAGTTGATTAGCGACCAGAAAATCCCAATCAGTAGTGAAAAACTTGAGCCACAAAATACTCAAGATATCCCTCATCACCCAGAACATATTGATCCACAACATTGGCACGAGCTAGTAGTAGGCAGTGCGATCGCACCAGATATTGCACATCTCAACTTTTCTAGTCTTCATTTTAGCTATGTCGGTGGCGAACATGAAGCTTGGGAACGGCTCATGATCAGCGACAAACTCTCACGTACAAATACAGGTAGCCTCTCTACTAGGCTTTTAGAACTCTATTCCCACCTAGATGCAGGTGGCTGGTGGTGTAATTCCGGAGTAGATCCGCGCACATTTGCTAATCTTACCCCTGGTGAGCAACCTCAAATTAAAGAATGGGGATGCTATAAGCCAAACCGCCCCAGACCCAAAACCGTGAAAAAAGATGGGTTCACTGTTGCGGTTGAAGGCAAGTTCATCAAATATGAGCATCCACCATCAGTTGATTTGAGTATTTTCTTGCTAGATGTCCCAAGCGTGATTGCCCAAAATATTTACTCAAAAGCTGGAGTAAACCCCACCGACAGCGATCGCAAGAGGTGTTTTTGGTATTGTGTGTATAAACACAATATCCCACTTGTCATTACAGAGGGCGCGAAGAAGGCGGCTAGTCTACTATCACATGGTCATGCAGCCATCGGACTACCGGGAATTTCCTCCGGCTATCGCTCGCCTAAAAACGAGTGGGGCAAGAAAATTGGTGATTCTTATCTGGCTGATGAGTTAGCTGTTTTCGCAACTTCGAGTAGAGAAATCAAAATCTGCTTTGATTATGAATCCTATCATCAAAGCCACAAAAATTAGAAATTCCACTCCTGTTTCAATCCTGTCCCAAAGTTTCACATCATATAGGTAACGCATCTTGTAACCTCTTTTAGAAGTCGGAAGTCAGAAGTCGGAAGTCAGAAATTAAACTCAAAACTTCCGACTTTCGATCTCACACTTCATACTTCTTCTTGTCTCACCATAATTCTGATCTTTCTCCATGATTAAAATTAGGAGCTTCAAACCTTTTTAAACTCAAAACTTCCGACTTCCGAACTCCGACTTCCGACTTGTTTTGGTGACGAATGGCAACATCCTACCATCAACCCCATAGATCCCGTCATCTTTGTAAGGAAATATAATGGTGAATTTGGTTCCTTGTTTAGCTACTGAGTTTACGCTTATCCTCAAACCATGAGCATGAGCCACACATAAGGCGATGTACAGTCCTAATCCCATCCCTGATTGATGTAATAAATTGCTATTTGGCGCTCGCCATAATGGGATAAATATATTTGATAGTTGTTCTGCGGCAATTCCACAGCCGGTATCTTCAATCTCAATAATTAAATCATCTTCTTGATTGAGCAGCCTTAAAAAGATATCTCCGGCAAGAGTGTACTTAATAGCATTTGTCACAAGATTACACAGCATTCTGTCAATACTTATGCTGTCATCCTGTACTTGCGTTCCATGCTTGTACGATGATTGAGTTTCATAATGGAGATTCAAGGAATGATACTGCGCTATTGGCTTGAATAGAGAATAAGTTGTTTGTAAAAAACTCAACATATCAAACTGAGCTACTGTTACTGGTTTAGCTTCTTGAGAGACTCTATTAGCTTCAACCAAGCTCATACCCCGGTCATTAGTATCCCGTAGGGCTATCAGAAATGGTCTGATTTCTTCTAAAGAGTATCCATAAGCGCCATCAATTAGCTGATTTACAATCAACGATGCCCCTTTAAAAGAATTTGACACATCATGGAGTAAGGCTGATAAATCCAACTGTTTGCTTAAAACTTCCTGTTGCATAACTATATTTCCAATGACAGATGGTGATTTGGGCTACTTTTATGAATAAGTGCTAATTATGTCTACAAGATTTGAGAATACTTTTATTTTAGTTATATAAAAAAATTATCCAATCCAACTTTAGTACTAAAGTTTTTTTCATTTATCTGGAAAAATTTTTCTTACTTATATTTTATATTACAGACATAAAAAGTAAAAGGCTTAACACCAACAACTATGCTATAAATATTGAGTCATCTTATAATCGAAGTGATCTATGATTCGATTAACGCTCATTGAGGATGAAGAACTCATTAGGTTGGGGATCACTACTGCTATCAATCAACAACCAGATATGGAAATGGTCGGCGTTGCTCGTACTGGTATTGAAGGGATTAATTTAGTTAAGGAATTAAATCCCGATGTGATTTTGGTGGATATTGGTTTACCCGACATATCGGGGCTAGAAGTGATCAAAGAGGTCAAAGTCAATAGCAAGACTAAAATTGTTGTTCTTTCTTCTCATTCTTCTCAAGGCACTGTTCAATCAGCTTTAAATGCCGGCGCTGATTCTTACATTCTCAAAAAGAATAATGTTCCTCTGATTTTAGAAGCAATTAAAACCACATTCTCCGATAACAAGTCTTTTTTTGACCCTGATATTAGCCGAAATAATTTCTTCTTCCAGCAGAAAATTAAGGGGAAGAGTTACCAAGATCATCTTAGTGCCACTGAAATGCAAATTATCTCTTTGATGGCAGATGGTTCTTCTAATAAGCTGATTGCCGAGCGGTTATTTATTACTGAAAGTACCGTTAAAGGTCATATTAACAAGATTTTTGCGAAGTTAGATGTCAAGGATCGCGTCAATGCTCTGATTGAAGCTAGTAAACTTGGATACATCGAACAAGATTACTTGAAAGTAGGTTAGCTACTTACTTACCTACTTGAATTAAACAATAGCCCTGGGTTTTACTCTGCTGTGTTTGACAGGCTTCAATTGCTGCTTGATTCTTCAAGATTATTTGATACATCTGTTTACCCTCTTGGGATTTTGCCCATTGCAGAATCTTTATCTCGTTACGTGAGACTACTACTGACTGATTCGTTCCTATATTTTGCACCAGATTCCATGTGGTCAGCGAACCCAGCAAGGTACTGCCAGCCGCTACTAATCCACACACAAGAGATACTGTCCCCAATCCCCAGCCTGCCTGCACTTTCATGCCTGTGCCGGTGGGCTTGCTTTTTTTGATCTCATCACGCACGGCACTAGAGACAACTGTATAATGCATTGACTCGGCTTGTTTGCTTGTCTTCTCCAGTTTTTGGTCTATCAGTGCCGCCCATGCTTCTATCATTGCCTCCATTCTTGCCTGGAGGTCTATCATCGTTTCTTCATATCGACCCAGCGTTGCCATCATCCTAAATGTTGGGTCATCTGGTGTGATTCCTAATTGGTACGCCCCTTCAACTATGCGCCTTTGTTCTGATTGAGAATAACCTTGTAATGTGTCTTGTAGTGTCATCAATCAAGCCCTAAATATTTAATAGCCAAATTGTTATTTATCACTGAATTGCGGAAATTTTTAATCCACTGAAAAATGAAACTTCTCCAGAACAAAATTATTGATAAATCCTGGCAAACTTGTGAATATGGCTTGACAGCTTTCTCCATCGCTTGATAGTGATTTCGATGTAAAGCCATCAAATTTATTGATGTTCCTCCTATTGTTAACAGAGTTTTCTGCATTTTTTCGTCATATTCCCTAAACTCTGGCGCAAAATGATAATTCTTCACTATCACATAGTTGGCATTGTTAGTAGCAGTTTGGATGATTTGAGTTAAGTAGTCTATGCAGTCCGTTCTATGTGATATCGGTTGCAGGAACGTTAGCTTCCATCCATATTCAGCTAAAGCTTCTAATAGTTCCGACTCAACAATATACTGACAAATTTTGTCTATGTGCTGCCCCGGCATATCCACTAAAATGATATCTATATCAGCAGCTACCAGATCAATAAACATCCTGTCCGTTTGTTTATTGAAAAAATCTATCTTTTCAATACACACTAAATCTTTGTAAGCCAAAAGTCTATCACGATTATCATGGTCATAAACTTTCAATCTTTTACCTTGAATTTGATAAAGTTCCAGCAACAGTTTCATAACTGTAGACTTGCCTACACGAGAGTCACCTACAGTCATTACCATTCTTTTAGAAGATTTCAACATTTATACTCTCCAGCCCTAAGAGATGCTTAACTGGACAAATTTGCTGTTTAAAAGTTTTTAGCCAACTCTTCACCCGCATTTTCACTCCTGGTAGTTCTTTTTGCTTTATTCCTTCAGAAAAAGTTAGTGACTTTTCATCTAAATAATCATAGGCATATTCAAGCAAATCCGGCATTGTAATATCGAATAAAGGGATTTCTGCTTTTAATAGCTCTTGCTTTATCTCTTGAACTATTGATGAGTTGCTATATCTAGAAAATTCTGACTCCTCACCATAAAATAAATTTCTAACGACTATGTAATCTACTTTATTTCCGCAAAAGCTGTATAAATCTATTAATTGCTTTACCGAATCTGATACTCGACTAATTACCACGACCATTGTTACTCTAATGTCATAATCATTGGCGGCTGTTTCCAAGAACTCTTGTTCTATAAATCTTTTAAATATTTGTCTTGATTGCGGTGGCAATTCTAATAAAAACAGCGATTCTGGTGGTGGCAGTTGATTATATGTATCTGGCTCTGGCTCCATCATTCTCTTTACGTGATCAAAAAATCTATCTATACTTCCATCTTTAAAAATATTTAACTGCTGTATTTGACAATGCTCACCATTCTCACCATAATATCTCAACAAATCTGGATTAGAATTATCTGCATCTACTGCCACAATTCTCCTTTTCTCATCTATACAAGTTTGTAAAAACCCTCTCGTCCACATCGATTTACCAACTCCACCTTTCCCCCCGTCTACTATTACTAATCTTCTTGGGGGAGTTTTAGTTACTTCTTCTGCCTCTCTATCTGCATCTGAGGCCATATCCAGGTCTAACTTTAGTTTCTCTAACTCTAACTGCTGCTCTGGTGCTAAATCATTTAGCTTTATTTCTTCTGCTGCTTCAATTGCCGAGATATCAGCTTTGCTATTAATATTTCCATTTTGATTGTTATTGATAGTTTGTGTCATTTTTCTTTTCCTCATAATTCAGATTTGTTCTCAATTTTCTAAAAAACATCTTTTTGAAATATCGGTAAGACATTACTCCTTATCCATTGCGTAAAATTATTAATCATTTGTTTTTTAACCATACCTTTTAAATTATAAATAGCTCCCGAATTTAAAGTTTTTACTATTGTTATTTGCTCACCAATAATCACGTGACGTTCTCGACTTTGGATATGCAGAGGCACTATTTTTTCATTATTTAATTCTGGTGCAATAATCTGAAATACATCTTCAGCAAATATCTCTAGCCCTAATGGGGTTGATATTACTCGCACCGTACTACCCAAAGGGTGATCAAATTCCCAATATGTCCATACTCTTCCCATAAATAGATTGCCATATTTGATTCAACACACGAAGCTATTTAGGTACTGTTTTTTCAGTACTATGGTTTCTTGATTTTAAAAAAATACGTTATACAATTATGTGCGATTATTTTTGGTTCTCAAAGAACTGCCTCTGTCAACACTGATATTATTCTTAGGCAAAACTGATGAAGGAGGCAGG encodes:
- a CDS encoding type IV secretory system conjugative DNA transfer family protein; protein product: MSKSFKINSANSQGFRFEQLQNPSDAIGKYTHSLFTPNGLTVLSLLGAYILMRVFFGDGNKKKIATSYWGGAKETATAQKKAILQIANPQCDSAALYIGKHQEKGGGSTFYIPDVQRGTAVIGAPGSGKTFSAINPMIYSAIDQEFPCIVYDFKYPSQAKVAAYAKYKGYDVHIFAPGFPESEVCNPLDFLKDSSDAESARQISTVINKNFRLLGNSTEDGFFGPSGDQLTQAILMLAKEFGQFADVMTCAAILSSEQMVKRLMAASLNPWVKIAFGQLFSSAASEKTVAGIVATASIMFTRFMAKNTLGCFIGKTTLPLEIKGKQMIIFGLDRERRDAVGPLMTSILHMTIARNIAKKRLDPLIVALDELPSIYLPDLYRWLNESRSEGFCGIIGFQNMGQLEKNYGKDIAKAILGACSTKFIFNPGENESAQLFSNFLGDEEIKYKQKSRSTGSKNNSTSISDQEKTRKLFESAQFLKLIAGKCVFINPAYANRKEGSVPLLKTIKINDSLKNIDNYNQFKWARIVSLLARKSTQKFPSGQDLALRVTQVESRFPLPENPQAVSNNSGLTFKEVGSMINQNKSDSGI
- a CDS encoding relaxase/mobilization nuclease domain-containing protein, with product MKMTIEEWKIPNFELIQTLFSEKILANGSLIDISLPPLQIIQEFKTLSGTRPKLRNLGIYTIISLKNTYIQLNQESCRKIVDQYIHGIGWHDLQYICFLDVQSSNIYIHIIFNRVTPQGKLIDIKYLGANWQQYEVLRQSCSRILENPVNNKYLQIRCNCCS
- a CDS encoding DUF3854 domain-containing protein; the protein is MFDERHLQLTSAYARASQHFIRAFIYPLGEFIYKSIESAIDLKCRIEIGEETYFLTPDEDGGWKWSKGNFEGVTDEEIEQVEEMMAYLLPKLLPGSNDITPPNFPPDPDLPPVLPNPNFPKNLPPSGTVVDFLSIQVESNNTLEYQDFTNRNDDVTDASEIKDMSFAQIVDNSSILEEDVVQTNHIHEDYEQSEVINSHEIGDEHLTVELISDQKIPISSEKLEPQNTQDIPHHPEHIDPQHWHELVVGSAIAPDIAHLNFSSLHFSYVGGEHEAWERLMISDKLSRTNTGSLSTRLLELYSHLDAGGWWCNSGVDPRTFANLTPGEQPQIKEWGCYKPNRPRPKTVKKDGFTVAVEGKFIKYEHPPSVDLSIFLLDVPSVIAQNIYSKAGVNPTDSDRKRCFWYCVYKHNIPLVITEGAKKAASLLSHGHAAIGLPGISSGYRSPKNEWGKKIGDSYLADELAVFATSSREIKICFDYESYHQSHKN
- a CDS encoding sensor histidine kinase, giving the protein MQQEVLSKQLDLSALLHDVSNSFKGASLIVNQLIDGAYGYSLEEIRPFLIALRDTNDRGMSLVEANRVSQEAKPVTVAQFDMLSFLQTTYSLFKPIAQYHSLNLHYETQSSYKHGTQVQDDSISIDRMLCNLVTNAIKYTLAGDIFLRLLNQEDDLIIEIEDTGCGIAAEQLSNIFIPLWRAPNSNLLHQSGMGLGLYIALCVAHAHGLRISVNSVAKQGTKFTIIFPYKDDGIYGVDGRMLPFVTKTSRKSEFGSRKF
- a CDS encoding response regulator, translated to MIRLTLIEDEELIRLGITTAINQQPDMEMVGVARTGIEGINLVKELNPDVILVDIGLPDISGLEVIKEVKVNSKTKIVVLSSHSSQGTVQSALNAGADSYILKKNNVPLILEAIKTTFSDNKSFFDPDISRNNFFFQQKIKGKSYQDHLSATEMQIISLMADGSSNKLIAERLFITESTVKGHINKIFAKLDVKDRVNALIEASKLGYIEQDYLKVG
- a CDS encoding DUF6753 family protein produces the protein MTLQDTLQGYSQSEQRRIVEGAYQLGITPDDPTFRMMATLGRYEETMIDLQARMEAMIEAWAALIDQKLEKTSKQAESMHYTVVSSAVRDEIKKSKPTGTGMKVQAGWGLGTVSLVCGLVAAGSTLLGSLTTWNLVQNIGTNQSVVVSRNEIKILQWAKSQEGKQMYQIILKNQAAIEACQTQQSKTQGYCLIQVGK
- a CDS encoding ATP-binding protein; translated protein: MLKSSKRMVMTVGDSRVGKSTVMKLLLELYQIQGKRLKVYDHDNRDRLLAYKDLVCIEKIDFFNKQTDRMFIDLVAADIDIILVDMPGQHIDKICQYIVESELLEALAEYGWKLTFLQPISHRTDCIDYLTQIIQTATNNANYVIVKNYHFAPEFREYDEKMQKTLLTIGGTSINLMALHRNHYQAMEKAVKPYSQVCQDLSIILFWRSFIFQWIKNFRNSVINNNLAIKYLGLD
- a CDS encoding nucleotide-binding protein; translation: MTQTINNNQNGNINSKADISAIEAAEEIKLNDLAPEQQLELEKLKLDLDMASDADREAEEVTKTPPRRLVIVDGGKGGVGKSMWTRGFLQTCIDEKRRIVAVDADNSNPDLLRYYGENGEHCQIQQLNIFKDGSIDRFFDHVKRMMEPEPDTYNQLPPPESLFLLELPPQSRQIFKRFIEQEFLETAANDYDIRVTMVVVISRVSDSVKQLIDLYSFCGNKVDYIVVRNLFYGEESEFSRYSNSSIVQEIKQELLKAEIPLFDITMPDLLEYAYDYLDEKSLTFSEGIKQKELPGVKMRVKSWLKTFKQQICPVKHLLGLESINVEIF